The following proteins come from a genomic window of Sorghum bicolor cultivar BTx623 chromosome 3, Sorghum_bicolor_NCBIv3, whole genome shotgun sequence:
- the LOC8060096 gene encoding universal stress protein PHOS32 has translation MAERRIGVAMDFSPSSKKALRWATDNLVCKGDTLVLLHIRHHRKDEAKNTLWSRTGSPLIPLEELMDPPVRQRYDMPEDPEVFDTLSAVARQKELCVVIKMYWGDPREKVCDAVEELHLESLVMGSRGLGSVQRILLGSVTNYVLSNASCPVTVVKSK, from the exons ATGGCGGAGCGGAGGATCGGCGTGGCGATGGACTTCTCGCCGAGCAGCAAGAAGGCGCTGCGGTGGGCGACCGACAACCTGGTCTGCAAGGGCGACACGCTCGTGCTCCTCCACATCCGCCACCACCGCAAGGATGAGGCGAAGAACACCCTCTGGTCCCGCACCGGATCGC CGCTGATCCCGCTCGAGGAGCTCATGGATCCGCCTGTGAGGCAGCGCTACGACATGCCGGAGGACCCCGAGGTGTTCGACACGCTCAGCGCCGTGGCCCGGCAGAAAGAG CTGTGCGTGGTGATCAAGATGTACTGGGGTGACCCGAGGGAGAAGGTGTGCGACGCCGTGGAGGAGCTCCATCTCGAGTCGCTCGTCATGGGCAGCCGTGGCCTTGGATCTGTCCAAAG GATTCTGCTGGGAAGTGTGACGAATTATGTGCTGTCGAATGCATCATGCCCTGTGaccgtcgtcaagtcaaagtaG